A single Seriola aureovittata isolate HTS-2021-v1 ecotype China chromosome 19, ASM2101889v1, whole genome shotgun sequence DNA region contains:
- the tshr gene encoding thyrotropin receptor isoform X2, protein MRKEIRNAKSLTYIDPEAFKNLPNLKYLGIFNTGLTFFPDLSNIHSNDMNFILEIVDHPYITDIPANSFRGITSDVLTVMLYGNGFREIQHHAFNGTKLDQVDLHRNKYLTKMDERAFAGAISGPMLLDVSLTGISSLPTTGMDSLRELKARNAWALKKLPPIKTFKHLTIANLTYPSHCCGFKNLKKKRGFLEYFFCNLTAFNDQHHKRSVGPLRMPSLQGDSIVETVPDQEPNDGGHRESHQDWRRGDFHGSLHYHAYFGGQPDEDVGFGETLKNPQEDTSQDFDSRYDYVVCEEGEEVACAPVPDEFNPCEDIMGFGFLRVSVWFVSLLAILGNVVVLLVLLTSHYKLSVSRFLMCHLAFADLCMGIYLLLIASVDLHTRAEYFNHAIDWQTGPGCGLAGFFTVFASELSVYTLTVITLERWYAITFAMRLDRKLRLHHAAAVMLGGWIFCLVLALLPLVGVSSYQKVSICLPMDTQSTVAQVYILSVLVLNVLAFLVICACYFKIYCAVHNPHYHSGSKDTNIAKRMAVLIFTDFLCMAPISFYAMSAVLDRPLITVSNSKILLVLFYPLNSCANPFLYAIFTKAFRGDVFILLSKVGLCQQQAQLFRGQTVSSKGSSGTSQVRRDKDKVRKGGSGGQEEVPIHLKKCSGHAYHQAVSQQTSPEESQSLNT, encoded by the exons atgaggaa AGAGATACGTAATGCGAAGAGTCTGACCTACATCGACCCAGAAGCCTTTAAAAATCTCCCAAACCTTAAATACCT GGGGATTTTCAACACCGGCCTTACTTTCTTCCCCGACTTGAGCAACATTCACTCTAATGACATGAACTTCATATT GGAAATTGTTGATCATCCCTACATCACTGACATCCCAGCCAACTCTTTCCGTGGCATCACCAGTGATGTGCTGACAGT GATGCTGTATGGAAATGGTTTCAGAGAAATCCAACATCATGCCTTTAATGGGACCAAGCTAGATCAAGT CGACCTTCACAGGAATAAGTATTTGACCAAGATGGATGAAAGGGCTTTTGCGGGCGCCATCAGCGGCCCCATGCTTCT AGACGTGTCCCTGACAGGGATCAGCTCCCTGCCGACCACAGGTATGGACTCTCTACGGGAGCTGAAGGCGCGCAATGCCTGGGCCCTCAAGAAACTGCCACCTATCAAAACCTTCAAGCACCTCACCATTGCCAACCTCACCTACCCCAGCCATTGCTGCGGCTTCAAAAACCTCAAAAAGAAACGAGG ctttttggAGTACTTCTTCTGTAACCTGACTGCTTTCAACGACCAGCATCACAAACGCTCTGTGGGGCCCCTCCGCATGCCTTCCCTCCAGGGGGACAGCATTGTGGAAACAGTCCCAGACCAGGAGCCAAACGATGGAGGTCACAGAGAGTCCCACCAAGACTGGAGGAGAGGTGACTTTCATGGCAGCCTCCACTACCACGCCTATTTTGGGGGGCAGCCGGATGAGGATGTGGGTTTTGGAGAGACCCTCAAGAACCCCCAAGAAGACACCAGCCAAGATTTTGACAGTCGTTACGATTATGTGGTGtgtgaggaaggagaggaggtggcGTGTGCACCAGTGCCCGATGAGTTCAATCCTTGTGAGGACATAATGGGTTTTGGCTTCCTGCGAGTGTCTGTGTGGTTTGTGAGTCTGTTGGCCATTCTGGGAAATGTGGTGGTGCTCCTGGTGCTGCTCACCAGCCACTACAAGCTCTCAGTCTCCCgcttcctcatgtgtcacctggCCTTCGCAGATCTGTGCATGGGGATTTATCTGCTCCTTATCGCCTCTGTGGACCTCCACACACGGGCCGAGTACTTCAACCACGCCATAGACTGGCAAACAGGTCCTGGTTGTGGACTTGCGGGTTTTTTTACAGTCTTTGCCAGTGAACTGTCTGTCTACACCTTGACAGTGATCACTCTGGAGAGGTGGTATGCTATCACCTTTGCCATGAGGCTGGATCGCAAGCTGCGGCTACACCATGCCGCAGCTGTGATGCTAGGAGGCTGGATCTTCTGCCTCGTCCTGGCGCTGCTTCCACTGGTTGGGGTGAGCAGCTATCAGAAGGTCAGCATCTGCCTCCCAATGGACACCCAGTCCACGGTGGCTCAGGTCTACATCTTGTCAGTGCTGGTCCTTAACGTTCTGGCCTTTCTTGTTATCTGTGCTTGCTACTTCAAGATCTACTGCGCAGTGCACAACCCTCACTACCACTCTGGATCCAAAGATACCAACATCGCCAAGCGCATGGCGGTCCTCATTTTTACTGACTTCCTGTGCATGGCGCCTATTTCCTTCTACGCCATGTCAGCAGTGCTGGACCGGCCGCTCATCACTGTCTCCAACTCAAAAATTTTATTGGTGCTCTTCTACCCACTCAACTCCTGCGCCAACCCGTTCCTCTACGCCATCTTTACGAAAGCATTCAGGGGGGATGTATTCATCCTCCTCAGTAAGGTGGGGCTATGTCAGCAGCAAGCACAGCTGTTCAGAGGCCAGACGGTCTCGTCGAAAGGAAGCAGTGGGACATCTCAGGTCCGTCGAGACAAGGATAAGGTTAGGAAAGGAGGAAGCGGGGGCCAGGAAGAGGTGCCCATCCACCTGAAGAAATGCTCCGGACATGCCTACCATCAAGCAGTGAGCCAGCAGACAAGCCCTGAAGAGAGCCAGAGCCTGAACACGTGA
- the tshr gene encoding thyrotropin receptor isoform X1, producing the protein MQVITCALFMLVTLPVSSVSEADSCPAVCECSEWRTHTISCFDIDILPRFPASTETLWLFETRLSAVPADVFANMVNISRIYMSVDVKLQRLERHSFYNLRKITHIEIRNAKSLTYIDPEAFKNLPNLKYLGIFNTGLTFFPDLSNIHSNDMNFILEIVDHPYITDIPANSFRGITSDVLTVMLYGNGFREIQHHAFNGTKLDQVDLHRNKYLTKMDERAFAGAISGPMLLDVSLTGISSLPTTGMDSLRELKARNAWALKKLPPIKTFKHLTIANLTYPSHCCGFKNLKKKRGFLEYFFCNLTAFNDQHHKRSVGPLRMPSLQGDSIVETVPDQEPNDGGHRESHQDWRRGDFHGSLHYHAYFGGQPDEDVGFGETLKNPQEDTSQDFDSRYDYVVCEEGEEVACAPVPDEFNPCEDIMGFGFLRVSVWFVSLLAILGNVVVLLVLLTSHYKLSVSRFLMCHLAFADLCMGIYLLLIASVDLHTRAEYFNHAIDWQTGPGCGLAGFFTVFASELSVYTLTVITLERWYAITFAMRLDRKLRLHHAAAVMLGGWIFCLVLALLPLVGVSSYQKVSICLPMDTQSTVAQVYILSVLVLNVLAFLVICACYFKIYCAVHNPHYHSGSKDTNIAKRMAVLIFTDFLCMAPISFYAMSAVLDRPLITVSNSKILLVLFYPLNSCANPFLYAIFTKAFRGDVFILLSKVGLCQQQAQLFRGQTVSSKGSSGTSQVRRDKDKVRKGGSGGQEEVPIHLKKCSGHAYHQAVSQQTSPEESQSLNT; encoded by the exons ATGCAGGTGATAACATGCGCGTTGTTTATGCTCGTCACTCTCCCTGTCAGCTCCGTGTCGGAGGCTGACTCTTGCCCTGCTGTCTGCGAGTGCTCTGAGTGGAGGACTCACACCATCTCCTGCTTTGACATTGATATTCTCCCCAGGTTTCCAGCAAGCACGGAGACACT GTGGCTTTTTGAGACCCGTCTGTCAGCTGTTCCAGCAGATGTCTTTGCCAACATGGTCAACATTTCAAGGAT ATATATGTCAGTGGACGTGAAGCTGCAGAGGCTGGAGAGACACTCATTCTACAACCTGAGGAAAATCACCCACAT AGAGATACGTAATGCGAAGAGTCTGACCTACATCGACCCAGAAGCCTTTAAAAATCTCCCAAACCTTAAATACCT GGGGATTTTCAACACCGGCCTTACTTTCTTCCCCGACTTGAGCAACATTCACTCTAATGACATGAACTTCATATT GGAAATTGTTGATCATCCCTACATCACTGACATCCCAGCCAACTCTTTCCGTGGCATCACCAGTGATGTGCTGACAGT GATGCTGTATGGAAATGGTTTCAGAGAAATCCAACATCATGCCTTTAATGGGACCAAGCTAGATCAAGT CGACCTTCACAGGAATAAGTATTTGACCAAGATGGATGAAAGGGCTTTTGCGGGCGCCATCAGCGGCCCCATGCTTCT AGACGTGTCCCTGACAGGGATCAGCTCCCTGCCGACCACAGGTATGGACTCTCTACGGGAGCTGAAGGCGCGCAATGCCTGGGCCCTCAAGAAACTGCCACCTATCAAAACCTTCAAGCACCTCACCATTGCCAACCTCACCTACCCCAGCCATTGCTGCGGCTTCAAAAACCTCAAAAAGAAACGAGG ctttttggAGTACTTCTTCTGTAACCTGACTGCTTTCAACGACCAGCATCACAAACGCTCTGTGGGGCCCCTCCGCATGCCTTCCCTCCAGGGGGACAGCATTGTGGAAACAGTCCCAGACCAGGAGCCAAACGATGGAGGTCACAGAGAGTCCCACCAAGACTGGAGGAGAGGTGACTTTCATGGCAGCCTCCACTACCACGCCTATTTTGGGGGGCAGCCGGATGAGGATGTGGGTTTTGGAGAGACCCTCAAGAACCCCCAAGAAGACACCAGCCAAGATTTTGACAGTCGTTACGATTATGTGGTGtgtgaggaaggagaggaggtggcGTGTGCACCAGTGCCCGATGAGTTCAATCCTTGTGAGGACATAATGGGTTTTGGCTTCCTGCGAGTGTCTGTGTGGTTTGTGAGTCTGTTGGCCATTCTGGGAAATGTGGTGGTGCTCCTGGTGCTGCTCACCAGCCACTACAAGCTCTCAGTCTCCCgcttcctcatgtgtcacctggCCTTCGCAGATCTGTGCATGGGGATTTATCTGCTCCTTATCGCCTCTGTGGACCTCCACACACGGGCCGAGTACTTCAACCACGCCATAGACTGGCAAACAGGTCCTGGTTGTGGACTTGCGGGTTTTTTTACAGTCTTTGCCAGTGAACTGTCTGTCTACACCTTGACAGTGATCACTCTGGAGAGGTGGTATGCTATCACCTTTGCCATGAGGCTGGATCGCAAGCTGCGGCTACACCATGCCGCAGCTGTGATGCTAGGAGGCTGGATCTTCTGCCTCGTCCTGGCGCTGCTTCCACTGGTTGGGGTGAGCAGCTATCAGAAGGTCAGCATCTGCCTCCCAATGGACACCCAGTCCACGGTGGCTCAGGTCTACATCTTGTCAGTGCTGGTCCTTAACGTTCTGGCCTTTCTTGTTATCTGTGCTTGCTACTTCAAGATCTACTGCGCAGTGCACAACCCTCACTACCACTCTGGATCCAAAGATACCAACATCGCCAAGCGCATGGCGGTCCTCATTTTTACTGACTTCCTGTGCATGGCGCCTATTTCCTTCTACGCCATGTCAGCAGTGCTGGACCGGCCGCTCATCACTGTCTCCAACTCAAAAATTTTATTGGTGCTCTTCTACCCACTCAACTCCTGCGCCAACCCGTTCCTCTACGCCATCTTTACGAAAGCATTCAGGGGGGATGTATTCATCCTCCTCAGTAAGGTGGGGCTATGTCAGCAGCAAGCACAGCTGTTCAGAGGCCAGACGGTCTCGTCGAAAGGAAGCAGTGGGACATCTCAGGTCCGTCGAGACAAGGATAAGGTTAGGAAAGGAGGAAGCGGGGGCCAGGAAGAGGTGCCCATCCACCTGAAGAAATGCTCCGGACATGCCTACCATCAAGCAGTGAGCCAGCAGACAAGCCCTGAAGAGAGCCAGAGCCTGAACACGTGA